From the bacterium genome, one window contains:
- a CDS encoding T9SS type A sorting domain-containing protein translates to MLAHDGYNVSLVDVDFSNNVNGIAVGHDGLIMHTSDAGVTWEKLESPTTSSLAGVDFFNPTTGIITGTDGMVLLTTDGGYHWEERSSGTSESLLDIAYSNDHSATAVGTHGTIVRTTDGGSTWEKQRSWTSHTLNRVIFSNDFTGTVVGENGTILRTTTGGVTWIEDTHTSPTLFHLAQNYPNPVTASTTIPFTLSRNDHVRLSVCDVLGREVAVLVDGIRATGLQSVPFNAAGLRTGIYFSVLRTTTGVETRKMLVINNPNSF, encoded by the coding sequence GTGCTCGCACATGATGGCTACAATGTCTCACTGGTTGACGTGGACTTCAGCAACAACGTAAATGGAATCGCGGTTGGGCACGATGGTCTCATAATGCATACCTCCGATGCTGGGGTAACATGGGAAAAGCTTGAAAGCCCTACGACATCCTCGCTTGCGGGTGTCGATTTCTTCAACCCAACCACTGGAATTATTACTGGGACGGATGGTATGGTACTGCTGACGACCGATGGAGGGTATCATTGGGAGGAGCGATCAAGCGGAACGTCAGAATCGTTATTGGACATTGCGTATTCGAACGACCACTCCGCAACAGCGGTCGGAACGCACGGCACCATAGTGCGGACAACAGACGGTGGTTCCACATGGGAAAAACAGAGAAGTTGGACTTCGCACACACTCAACAGAGTCATCTTTTCAAACGATTTTACCGGAACTGTGGTTGGTGAAAACGGCACAATCCTCAGAACAACAACCGGCGGTGTGACATGGATCGAGGACACACACACCTCCCCCACCCTCTTCCACCTCGCCCAGAACTACCCCAATCCCGTGACCGCAAGCACGACCATCCCTTTCACGTTGTCACGGAATGATCACGTTCGGCTGAGCGTCTGTGACGTGTTGGGACGTGAGGTTGCTGTGCTGGTGGATGGCATCCGGGCAACCGGGTTGCAATCGGTTCCATTCAATGCTGCTGGACTGAGAACTGGGATATACTTCTCTGTACTCAGGACGACTACTGGTGTTGAGACAAGGAAGATGCTGGTGATAAACAATCCGAACAGCTTTTAA